GCGCCTCTGCGGTTCGTTATTTTGTAACTCGCGCGTAAGTCCTAAAAGCGATCGCCTGGCACTTGCATTGATTAATTCAAAGCATCAGCGATCTTAATCCCAAGGTGCTGCAATGCTTTTTCTTTGACAAATTCAGCGGCACTACGAGCTGATTCCGCCAAAATAGTATCGGTGTTTGGAGTCAGCTTCAGCGCTCCTCCCAGATATCCCAAAGCTTTGCAATAATCATCATTCAAGTTTGTAGATGCCAGTCTCTTTACAGTTTGATGATCGCCACCCTGAAAAGCTGTTAACGCTTTGTGGTGTAAATCATTTTCTGGCTTTCCTAGTACTTCAAGAATTGCGCTCACAGCTTTCTCGACTTTTTCTTGTGTTAGTTCTGTGGATACTGTTGCTTGCATATTTATCTATCTCCTTTTGTTGATGAATTTGCAAGTTGTCGGTAGCGTTCTTGAACTTCCTGAATCGAAAACAAAGTTTCAAACTTCAATCCCCCTGACTGGTACAACTCACCTCCCCCTTGTTGTCGATCTACCAGTGAAATTACTTGATTTACGGTATAACCTGCATCTTTAAGACGCTCAACCGCTTTTAGAGCAGATTGCCCAGTTGTGACTACATCTTCCAAAACTACTACTTTTGCACCCTCTGGTAAACTGGAGCCTTCTATATAAGCTCTTGTCCCATAACCCTTGGCTTCTTTGCGAATAATCAGCGCTGGGATTGGGCGGTTTTCATAAACAGAAACTATACTCACTGCTGTCACAATTGGATCGGCTCCCATTGTTAAACCACCTACAGCCTGTGTATCTACAGGTAATAAAGGAAATAGTAATCGTCCGACTGCTAAAGCGCCTTGAGGATGGAGTGTTACCTGTGTCTTATTGACGTAATAAGAACTACGCAGCCCAGAAGATAGGAGAAAATCACCCTCTTGATAAGCAAGTTGGCAAAATAAATCTAGTAACTTGTGGCGTAAAGTGGTCAAATCAGAAGTGGTTGCCCAAATATCTGAGTGGGTAAGAGTTTCAGTAGGATACGTCATTACAAAACATTAAAAGTTGTGCTACACCAAAGGTTGAACTCATCAGAGTTCTGAACTTCAGCATAAATTAAGATTCGCCCAAAGCAAAAGTTGAGGAGTCAGAAACGTGCGTATAAAATTTAAAACCCTTGGTGGTTTATTGGTGCTGCTTGCTGCTGGTATTGCTTTTCCCTCTATTGCATCTGCCCAAACGGCAACACCCAATTCTGAAACGATGAATGATGTATTTGAACGAGCTTATTTTCGTCATGATCGCAATTTCTACGAAAATGGCGGCCTCAAGCGTCAGCTAGACTCATTTCTCGGATCTGGTTCTAGTTTCGGTGGTTCCTTTCCAGAAAATGAAATTGCCCGCGACGCTAATTTGATTAATACTTTATATCATGATGCCCTGACTCAGCAAGTTGGCAACGATCCTTATATTCGTACTCCTGATTTACCAAATCCTTATGACACATCGCTGATGATGTCTCCTCGCTATAGCAACAAACTCAAAGTAGGAACTGAATTCAGGTTTGAAACTTTACCATCTCGTTAAGATTGGGGAGTAGGGAATGGGGAGCAGGGGAGAATGATTACTAACCAACACTTCAGCAATGTTCAATATAAGTGCCCATGCCCAATGCCCCATGCCCTCTATTGCTACTTTGTGATGATTTAGTGCGCCCTGCTGGAATCGAACCAGCCTGAAGACGAATTATGAGTTCGTTGCCTCCCCAATCGGCCAAAGGCGCTTGTTTTTTTGGTTTGTGGGTTGCTACGAGCAAATTACTTAAACTCTTAGCTCAACCTTATTTACTAATTTTAGAGCGAGAAAAATACTTCACGCACTGAGTTTAGCCAATTCCATGAATATAGCACAAATTTACCACGTGTGAATACTGGACAATAGTTTATTAGATTTTTATACTACATAATTTGATCATAGATATAGTGCAAACTAATATTGATTAAGTTCCTTTAAGGATTGAGGTCAAAAGCTTCACTATTCTTAAATAGACCAGCATTCTATTGTGATAGCTTGTCAGCGATGAAAATAAATTCTACTGTACTTCTTACTTTGATTTTGTTAATTCTGATGATGGGAGCCAGCTCTGTGAGCGCGTTTTTAGGCTTTGAACTGGGGAGTTCAGCACTTAAAGGCGTGACTACACCAGATGGGCGTCCCACAACTAAATTTGCCAGCAATAAGGCAAATAACTCCCAACAGGGAGGGCTGGTGCTATTAAAAGAAGAAGAAATTCTGAAAATTGTCAAGGCGCGAATTGAGGGTAAGACCAAAGCCGCTAAATCGGAAAAGCCAGAAGAAGATGATGAAGAAACCAATAGCAGCAAGCAGAAGCCAGAGGAAAAACCCCCAGAAGTAGTTGAAGAAAAGCCCCTACCAGGTTTTCCAGTTACAGCCCAAAGTCAGGGTGTAACAATGACTGTGCAATCTGCTCGCTACTCTGGTGGTGATTTACTACTGAAAGTGAAAATGCAGAACAAAGGTAAGGATTCTGTGCGCTTCCTGTATAGTTTTTTAGATGTTACCGATGACAAAGGACGAACCCTGAGTGCAAGTACAGAGGGTTTACCAACAGAATTGCCTGTAAATGGGCCAGCATTTTCAGGTACAGTGAGCATTCCGACAGCTTTACTTGATGATGTCAAGAAAATATCACTTGCTCTCACTGATTATCCCGCTCAACAATTGAAGCTAGAGGCATCGAATATTCCTGTAGAAAGGTAGAAAGGGCATTGGGCATTGGGATTAGGGAAGAGGTGACAGGTGATAGGGAATAATCTTTACCCTGTAACCTATACCCTTTCTAACTCCCCAATCCCCCTAAATGGAGGGCGTGAGTTTTACACGAGCTTTGGCGGTGAGTGGTTTTCCTAATTTAAGTTTGATAGAAGTGGCGCTGCGGTTGTTATCAGTGCTACTACTGATTGCCATAAATGCCTTTTTTGTGACGGCGGAATTTTCGATGGTGAGCGTGCGGCGATCGCGTATTCACCAGCTAGTTAAGGCTGGGGATATTCCAGCGATCGCTGTAGAAATGTTACAACGCAGTATTGACCGACTGCTATCTACCACCCAGTTAGGCATTACCCTCTCTAGTTTGGCACTGGGATGGATTGGCGAAAGTACGATTGTTGTGCTGGTGAATGCCTGGTTAAGATCCTGGGCTTTACCCAGTGGGATGACTACTTTCCTCGCCCATTCCCTATCAATTCCTATCGCCTTTTTCTTAATTGCCTATTTGCAAATTGTGATTGGAGAATTATGCCCCAAATCCTTAGCCATGCTGTACTCAGAACAGCTAGCGAGGTTTTTGAGGCCTCCGGTAAAAGCGATCGTGCGTTTTTTTGGCCCCTTTATCTGGATTCTTAACCAATCAACTCGTTTTTTATTACGAATTTTTGGCATCCAATACACAGGTCAAGGCTGGCGACCGCCTGTAACTCCCGAAGAATTGCAACTGATCATCTCTACAGAATGGGGATCTACTGGTTTACAGCGTGCAGAGCGAGAATTGCTCAATAATGTCTTCGAGTTTGGGGATGTCATGGCGCAAGATGTGATGATCCCGCGCACCAGTATTATCACACTGCCAAAAGATGCTAGCTTCCAGACATTACTCAGGGAAATGGCTTCTACTGGTTACTCTCGCTATCCCGTGATTGGTGAATCTTTAGACGATGTTCGCGGTATTGTTTATTTTAAAGATTTGGCACAACCTTTGGCAGTCGGAAAGCTCAGTTTAGAGACACAGATCCAACCTTGGATGCGTCCCGCCCGGTTTGTTCCAGAACACACGCCCTTGAGTGAACTTTTGCCCATGATGCAGCAAGAGAAACCCGCTATGGTCATGGTAGTGAATGAATTTGGCGGTACTGTGGGACTAGTGACAATCAAAGATGTCATTGCCGAAATTATTGGCGATCCCAGCGACCTTGAAAGCAGTGAAGACTTACTGATTCAGATGTTAGGTGAGCAAAAATTTTTGGTGCAAGCACAAATCAACCTCGAAGACCTCAACGAAGTTTTGCATCTCAATTTGCCCCTGACCAGAGAATACCAAACACTAGGGGGATTTTTGCTGTATGAGTTACAGAAAATTCCGGCCAAAGGCGAAATATTTTGTTATCAAAATCTCGAATTCACCGTGGTATCGATTGTTGGGCCACGCCTGCATCAAATTCAACTGCGGCGGTTAGAGGAGTTAGGAGTTGAGAGTTAGGAGTTATGAATTTTAACTCCTCACTCCTAACTCCTAACTTTTCAAGAAGCATACGCCACAGGATCGACAAGTCCCAATTCGGCAAAAGCTGCTAGCCGTAAGCGACAAGAATCACACACACCACAGGCGACATCTCCACCTGCATAGCAAGACCAAGTTAGTTCCCAAGGAACTCCCAATTGGTTCCCCAGTTGGATGATTTCGGTTTTTTTCAGGTTGATTAGGGGTGCAACAATCTTAATTGGTTGTCCCTCACGCCCTTGTTTAGTTCCTAGGCGAAAAACTTCCTGCATTGCTTGGATATAGTCGGGGCGACAATCAGGATATCCTGAGTAATCTAGGGCATTAACGCCGATATAGACACGCTCTGCTGCGATCGCTTCGGCAAAACCAAGAGCAAAGCTTAAAAAGATGGTATTACGAGCCGGAACGTATGTGACAGGAATATTTTGAGACATTTCATCTAGCGATCGCTCCTGGGGTAAATCAATGGCATTATCAGTAAGGGCCGAACCGCCCCATTGTCGTAAGTCAAAGTTTACTACCTGATGTTTTGCGATCGCAGCTTTTTGAGCAACACTGAGTGCTGACTGTAACTCTCGTCGATGTCGCTGCTGGTAATCAAAGGAAATAGCATGACATTCACAGCCATCAGCTTGAGCTTTGTACAGAATTGTGGAAGAGTCCAATCCCCCAGATAACAAAATTACAGCTTTCATCTCGGTTGCAAATTTTGGATTTCAAATTACTGCATCAAACCTTAACAAAATGCCAGAAAGCAATGCCAAGGAGAATTTATACTTAGGTCTTACTGAAAGTTTTAAAGTTAATAAAAATACATATATTTTTGTAGAAACTGCAAAATCCAAAGCAAACTCGAAATATCTATACAAAAGATATTTGGATTACGGGAACCGATCACAAACTTTGAAATTCTTCATAAACATAGGCTCTATGTTACCATCTGGATGGTTTTAGACGGATCGTAACCGGCTTTCGAGTATAAACGCCAACGGCCGTAGCGTCTCTAAATTTGGTGGTTGAGGAGAGAATAATAGTGCAAAATAGCATGTCAGTGGCAGAACCGAATCTATATACACAGCGCAACCAGCCACGACCAATCCGCATAGGCGTGATTGGAGTGGGTAACATGGGACAACACCACGCTCGCGTGCTGAGTTCAATGAAAGATGTTGAACTAGTCGGAGTGGCAGATATTAACGTCGAGCGAGGATTAGAAACTGCCAGCAAGTACAAGGTGCGTTTTTTTGAAGATTACTGCGATCTGCTACCCCTTGTGGAAGCAGTTTGTGTAGCTGTTCCCACCCGTCTGCACTATGCCGTGGGTATCAACTGTCTGTTAGCGGGAATTCATGTTTTGATTGAAAAACCGATCGCAGCCAGCATTTCTGAGGCAGAGTCTTTAGTAAATGCCGCAGCTGAGTCTGGGTGTATCCTGCAAGTAGGTCATATTGAGCGTTTTAACCCAGCTTTTAAAGAACTGAGCCAAGTTCTAAAAACAGAGGAATTACTGGCGCTAGAAGCCCACAGAATGAGTCCTTACTCAGATCGGGCAAATGATGTTTCAGTTGTGCTGGATTTAATGATCCATGACATCGACCTACTTTTGGAATTAGCTGCTTCCCCAGTCACAAAATTGACTGCTAGCGGTACTCGCTCCTTGGACTCTGGTTATTTAGATTACGTAACCGCCACCTTGGGGTTTGCCAATGGTATTGTTGCTACTCTGACTGCTAGTAAAGTCACTCACCGCAAAATTCGCCGGATTGTCGCCCATTGCAAAAATTCATTTACTGAGGCAGATTTTCTCAAAAATGAAATTTTGATTCACCGCCAAACGGCTGCCAATTCTCTCACTGACCACCGACAAGTACTTTACAGGCAAGATGGTGTAATTGAAAAAGTTTACACCAGCAATATTCAACCACTAAGTGCAGAGTTAGAACATTTTGTCAACTGTGTACACGGTGGCAATCAACCCTCAGTAGGTGGTGAACAAGCTCTCAAAGCCCTGAGACTCGCAAGTTTAATTGAGCAGATGGCTCTGGAAGATCGAGTTTGGAATCCCTTAGACTGGCAATCGGAACCAAGGGTACAATCTTTGACTCCCACAGTCTAGAAGAAGGGACGAGGGGGATGAGGGGGACAAGGTGAAATTTTCTCCTTTCTCTCTCCGTGCTACCCCACAGCCCCAACTTCAGCAGAAAACCTAGAATATGTTTTTAAATTTGCCATCAAATCTTTAGATCCTTCCTAGTCCCTTTAAAAAAGCAGGCTAAGGGGGATCTAAAAAATTAGAAAATAAAACCTAATGGTTTCAGATCCCCGACTTCTTGAAGAAGTCGGGGATCTGATCGCCCCGCAAGATTAATGAAACAGAGACCTAGCTTCCACTTGTCTGACTCTATTTTTCAGTTGTGATGCCAATTTTTAGTGTAGCCAAATTCCCTTGACTCTAGCAAGCGGGAATAATTACCCTTTAAAAAAGCTAAAGCTGAATTTAGCACCAAGACTAGTCCAACAATTTCAGGAATTAACTCAATGCTTGAATGGATAACTAATACTATCAATTATTTTGGCTACTGGGGAATCGCCCTACTAATGTTTTTAGAGAACCTTTTTCCCCCCATTCCTTCAGAATTGATTATGCCACTGGCTGGATTTACAGCAAGTCCATATCAACCAGGAGGGGCAAAGCTGAATATTATTGGTGTATTTTTCGCAGGACTTTTGGGTTCTGTATTGGGCGCACTTATTTGGTACTATCCGGGTAAGTTCTTGGGTGAAACTCGTTTGAAAGCTTGGGCTGACAAGTATGGCAAATGGCTGGCTATATCCAGTAAAGATATCATCAAGGCTAAAAAGTGGTTTGACCGACAAGGTAGAACAGCGGTATTAATTGGTCGTCTTGTGCCAGGAATTCGCACCTTGATTTCTGTTCCCGCAGGTATTAGCAATATGCCCCTGCTACCATTTTTGGTTTACACAACATTAGGTAGCGCTGCTTGGGTGGGTTTGTTAACATACTCAGGATACGCATTGGGTAGTCAGTATGAACTTGTGGACAAGTACCTTGCTCCTGTATCTAAAATCGTACTTGGCGGTTTGGTTCTAGCATTTGTTTTCTGGATATTCAAGCGCCAGCTAAGACGCACTAGACGCACTAGAAGATGAAACACGGACGCTTTTGGTTTGAAAGCAGTGAAAGCAGGGGTTACATCTGGCCAAAATTCGCCTACACTATGCCAAATAATACTAGATGTGCGTTGGCAGAGCTTACCAGAGGTATCGCCGGAATTAATTTTTGGCGTATTTCTAGCTACACTTGACGCAACCTAGAATTTCTGGTTGCTCGCATTTTTGTAAGATGAGCATGACAACTTTTTACAGTTAAGTTTGAACTAGGAGCTTTCATGACAGACCAACCTTCCGCCGCTACCCCAATCAATGCTGCTGCTATACCCATGAATAGGGTGTCGGCATCGACTCCCATCAATGCTGTTAATAATACTCCCAAGCCAACCANNGATGTTCCAGGGAAAACTATTCTCAGTGTTGACTTAGGCAGAACTTCCACAAAAACTTGTGTGAGTCGTGAACCCGGCAGTGTGGTGTTCGTACCTGCCAACGTCAAGCAGATGTCAATAGAACAAGTACGCGGTGGTGTTTTTGAAGCCAGGGCTACTGACCCTTTAATGGATTTGTGGCTGGAGTATCAAGGAAATGGATATGCTGTTGGTCAACTGGCAGCCGATTTTGGGGCGAATTTAGGAGTCGGACAATCTAAGGTTGAAGCTGCACTGGTAAAAGTTTTAGCAAGTGCTGGCTACTTCAAACTCAGAGACGATATCTCAGTTGTACTTGGTCTGCCTTTTCTTTCTTTAGAGCAATTTGAAAAAGAAAAAGCACAGTTGATTAGCCAAGTAGGTGGCCCTCATGTGTTGAACTTCCGAGGCGAATCTGTGTCGCTGAACGTCAGTAAGGTATGGGTCATGCCAGAAGGCTACGGCAGCCTGTTATGGTCTGAAGCTCAACCCAAGAAAAACCCTGGTAGTCCCGATTTTACAAAAATATCGGTGGCGATCGTCGATATTGGACATCAAACCGTCGATCTTTTGATGGTAGATAACTTCCGTTTTGCCAGAGGTGCTTCTAAGAGCGAAGACTTCGGGATGAATAAGTTTTATGAATTGGTGTCTGCCGAAATCGAGGGAGCAGATAGTCAATCTCTAGCCCTGATTTCCGCTGTCAACAAACCCAGAGGTGAACGCTTTTACCGTCCTAAAGGCGCTAGCAAGCCCACCAACCTAGATGATTTTCTTCCCAACCTCACAGAGATGTTTTCGCGCGAAATCTGTAGCCGTGTGCTAGCTTGGTTGCCAGAACGCGTCACCGATGTGATTCTGACTGGCGGCGGTGGTGAGTTCTTCTGGGACGACGTTCAACGTCTACTCAAGGAAGCAAAGATTAATGCTCATTTAGCAGCACCTT
This portion of the Nostoc sp. GT001 genome encodes:
- the pyrE gene encoding orotate phosphoribosyltransferase translates to MTYPTETLTHSDIWATTSDLTTLRHKLLDLFCQLAYQEGDFLLSSGLRSSYYVNKTQVTLHPQGALAVGRLLFPLLPVDTQAVGGLTMGADPIVTAVSIVSVYENRPIPALIIRKEAKGYGTRAYIEGSSLPEGAKVVVLEDVVTTGQSALKAVERLKDAGYTVNQVISLVDRQQGGGELYQSGGLKFETLFSIQEVQERYRQLANSSTKGDR
- a CDS encoding hemolysin family protein — encoded protein: MEGVSFTRALAVSGFPNLSLIEVALRLLSVLLLIAINAFFVTAEFSMVSVRRSRIHQLVKAGDIPAIAVEMLQRSIDRLLSTTQLGITLSSLALGWIGESTIVVLVNAWLRSWALPSGMTTFLAHSLSIPIAFFLIAYLQIVIGELCPKSLAMLYSEQLARFLRPPVKAIVRFFGPFIWILNQSTRFLLRIFGIQYTGQGWRPPVTPEELQLIISTEWGSTGLQRAERELLNNVFEFGDVMAQDVMIPRTSIITLPKDASFQTLLREMASTGYSRYPVIGESLDDVRGIVYFKDLAQPLAVGKLSLETQIQPWMRPARFVPEHTPLSELLPMMQQEKPAMVMVVNEFGGTVGLVTIKDVIAEIIGDPSDLESSEDLLIQMLGEQKFLVQAQINLEDLNEVLHLNLPLTREYQTLGGFLLYELQKIPAKGEIFCYQNLEFTVVSIVGPRLHQIQLRRLEELGVES
- the queC gene encoding 7-cyano-7-deazaguanine synthase QueC, with protein sequence MKAVILLSGGLDSSTILYKAQADGCECHAISFDYQQRHRRELQSALSVAQKAAIAKHQVVNFDLRQWGGSALTDNAIDLPQERSLDEMSQNIPVTYVPARNTIFLSFALGFAEAIAAERVYIGVNALDYSGYPDCRPDYIQAMQEVFRLGTKQGREGQPIKIVAPLINLKKTEIIQLGNQLGVPWELTWSCYAGGDVACGVCDSCRLRLAAFAELGLVDPVAYAS
- a CDS encoding Gfo/Idh/MocA family oxidoreductase produces the protein MQNSMSVAEPNLYTQRNQPRPIRIGVIGVGNMGQHHARVLSSMKDVELVGVADINVERGLETASKYKVRFFEDYCDLLPLVEAVCVAVPTRLHYAVGINCLLAGIHVLIEKPIAASISEAESLVNAAAESGCILQVGHIERFNPAFKELSQVLKTEELLALEAHRMSPYSDRANDVSVVLDLMIHDIDLLLELAASPVTKLTASGTRSLDSGYLDYVTATLGFANGIVATLTASKVTHRKIRRIVAHCKNSFTEADFLKNEILIHRQTAANSLTDHRQVLYRQDGVIEKVYTSNIQPLSAELEHFVNCVHGGNQPSVGGEQALKALRLASLIEQMALEDRVWNPLDWQSEPRVQSLTPTV
- a CDS encoding DedA family protein; translation: MLEWITNTINYFGYWGIALLMFLENLFPPIPSELIMPLAGFTASPYQPGGAKLNIIGVFFAGLLGSVLGALIWYYPGKFLGETRLKAWADKYGKWLAISSKDIIKAKKWFDRQGRTAVLIGRLVPGIRTLISVPAGISNMPLLPFLVYTTLGSAAWVGLLTYSGYALGSQYELVDKYLAPVSKIVLGGLVLAFVFWIFKRQLRRTRRTRR
- a CDS encoding ParM/StbA family protein — translated: MTDQPSAATPINAAAIPMNRVSASTPINAVNNTPKPTXDVPGKTILSVDLGRTSTKTCVSREPGSVVFVPANVKQMSIEQVRGGVFEARATDPLMDLWLEYQGNGYAVGQLAADFGANLGVGQSKVEAALVKVLASAGYFKLRDDISVVLGLPFLSLEQFEKEKAQLISQVGGPHVLNFRGESVSLNVSKVWVMPEGYGSLLWSEAQPKKNPGSPDFTKISVAIVDIGHQTVDLLMVDNFRFARGASKSEDFGMNKFYELVSAEIEGADSQSLALISAVNKPRGERFYRPKGASKPTNLDDFLPNLTEMFSREICSRVLAWLPERVTDVILTGGGGEFFWDDVQRLLKEAKINAHLAAPSRQANALGQYIYGEAQLSSNRAARA